In a genomic window of Sphingomonas koreensis:
- a CDS encoding TonB-dependent receptor, which translates to MSLTTLSFLLLVSASPAALGQETPPADVTVQEPAPPTVPGETGRDAEDVQRSSAASDIVVTARRRAEQVQDVPIPISVVGVKELDNTGSFNVARLAQLQPTLQFYSTNPRNSSVNIRGLGAPLGLTNDGIDQGVGVYIDQVYLSRVAVATLDFLDVSQIETLRGPQGTLYGKNTVAGAINITSKAPSFNFEGRAELSVGNLEFKQAKASISGPLGEDVAIRLGFAATDRRGTVFNVATGNYVNEQDNIGLRGALLWRATDTLSLTLSADYSRQNPECCAQIFVKLGSTQRPLNRQFNALAAAQGYEPASRNPFDRLTDLDADLNAKNVLGGVSLRAEWQLGSGTLTSVTAWRFWDWLPANDRDFTGLPITTLSQNPTRQDQFTHEFRYAGEGSGFDYVIGAFGFYQKIHTTGTQRQGPAASRWLINPSNALSNDPTVLDGLTAENDIQLKNFSGALFGKLNWKLTDQITLSPGVRVNYDDKVGSYVSIVRDAQGNLVPYSGGTARQAAQREAIQPQAFTDEAYRAWNVTYDLTASYKPSRDVLLYATYAHTFKSGGLNLNGVPVVGGVVQTQLAQIEPEKVDHFEIGAKTQFWDRKATFNVTGFWTIIKDYQAIVNNSSTSTLRGYLANAGEVRVRGVEADFSIRPSDRFNLYVNGAYTDHEYVDFKNAPCPPELSGGGSGAVIGAPGAPGTNSPTVCDISGQWLPGISNWAFSYGAEYNLPAKLFGKDGEVYLGADASSRSRFSSNASRSIYTDIDGYTLANFRLGFRTDEGLNVFGWVRNAFDKKYLEVLATTPGNTGLISGNVGDPRTYGVTVGLSF; encoded by the coding sequence GTGAGCCTGACCACGCTATCATTCCTGCTGCTTGTCAGCGCGTCGCCCGCGGCGCTCGGGCAGGAAACGCCGCCTGCCGATGTGACCGTGCAGGAGCCCGCGCCGCCGACCGTGCCGGGTGAGACCGGACGCGATGCCGAAGACGTGCAGCGCAGCTCGGCGGCATCGGACATCGTGGTCACCGCGCGCCGCCGCGCCGAGCAGGTGCAGGACGTGCCGATCCCGATCAGCGTGGTGGGCGTCAAGGAGCTGGACAATACCGGCAGCTTCAACGTCGCGCGCCTCGCGCAGCTTCAGCCGACGCTGCAATTCTACTCGACCAACCCGCGCAACTCCTCGGTCAATATCCGCGGGCTCGGTGCCCCCCTTGGCCTCACCAATGACGGCATCGACCAGGGCGTCGGCGTCTATATCGACCAAGTGTATCTCAGCCGTGTCGCGGTCGCGACGCTCGACTTCCTCGACGTTTCGCAGATCGAGACGCTGCGCGGCCCGCAGGGTACGCTGTACGGCAAGAACACCGTCGCCGGCGCGATCAACATCACCAGCAAGGCGCCGAGCTTCAATTTCGAGGGCCGGGCCGAGCTGTCGGTCGGCAATCTCGAATTCAAGCAGGCCAAGGCCTCGATCAGCGGGCCGCTGGGAGAGGATGTCGCGATCCGCCTCGGCTTCGCCGCGACCGATCGGCGCGGCACCGTGTTCAACGTCGCCACCGGCAACTATGTCAACGAGCAGGACAATATCGGCTTGCGCGGCGCGCTGTTGTGGCGCGCGACCGACACTCTCAGCCTGACGCTGAGCGCCGACTACAGCCGCCAGAACCCCGAATGCTGCGCGCAGATCTTCGTCAAGCTCGGTTCGACTCAGCGTCCGCTCAATCGCCAGTTCAACGCGCTTGCCGCGGCGCAGGGCTATGAGCCGGCCAGCCGCAACCCGTTCGACCGCCTCACCGATCTCGACGCCGATCTCAATGCCAAGAATGTGCTCGGCGGCGTTTCGCTGCGCGCTGAGTGGCAGCTGGGATCGGGCACGCTGACTTCGGTCACTGCCTGGCGCTTCTGGGACTGGCTGCCGGCGAACGACCGCGACTTCACCGGCCTGCCGATCACGACGCTGTCGCAGAACCCGACGCGGCAGGACCAGTTCACCCACGAATTCCGCTATGCTGGCGAGGGCAGCGGCTTCGATTATGTCATCGGCGCCTTCGGCTTCTATCAGAAGATCCATACCACCGGAACGCAACGTCAGGGGCCGGCCGCCAGCCGCTGGCTGATCAATCCCAGCAACGCGCTGTCGAACGACCCGACCGTGCTCGACGGGCTGACCGCCGAGAACGACATCCAGCTCAAGAATTTCAGCGGCGCGCTGTTCGGCAAGCTCAACTGGAAGCTGACCGACCAGATCACCCTCTCGCCGGGCGTTCGCGTCAATTATGACGACAAGGTCGGCAGCTATGTCTCGATCGTGCGCGATGCGCAGGGCAACCTGGTGCCCTATTCGGGCGGCACCGCGCGGCAGGCGGCGCAGCGCGAGGCGATTCAGCCCCAGGCGTTCACCGACGAGGCCTATCGCGCGTGGAACGTCACCTATGACCTGACCGCGTCGTACAAGCCCTCACGCGACGTGCTGCTCTATGCGACCTATGCCCATACTTTCAAATCGGGCGGCCTCAACCTGAACGGCGTGCCGGTGGTGGGCGGCGTGGTGCAGACCCAGCTCGCGCAGATCGAGCCGGAGAAGGTGGATCATTTCGAGATCGGGGCGAAGACCCAGTTCTGGGATCGCAAGGCGACGTTCAACGTCACCGGCTTCTGGACGATCATCAAGGATTACCAGGCGATCGTGAACAACAGCTCGACCTCCACCCTGCGCGGCTATCTTGCCAACGCCGGTGAGGTGCGGGTGCGCGGCGTGGAGGCGGATTTCTCGATCCGGCCGAGCGATCGCTTCAATCTCTACGTCAACGGCGCCTATACCGACCACGAATATGTCGACTTCAAGAACGCGCCGTGCCCGCCCGAGCTTTCGGGCGGCGGCAGCGGCGCGGTGATCGGGGCGCCGGGCGCGCCCGGGACCAACAGCCCCACCGTGTGCGACATTTCCGGCCAGTGGCTGCCGGGCATCTCCAACTGGGCCTTCTCCTACGGCGCGGAGTACAACCTGCCCGCCAAGCTGTTCGGCAAGGATGGCGAGGTCTATCTGGGTGCCGATGCCAGCTCGCGGTCCAGATTCTCGTCCAACGCCTCGCGCTCGATCTATACCGATATCGATGGCTACACGCTGGCGAACTTCCGCCTGGGCTTCCGCACCGACGAGGGGCTGAACGTCTTTGGCTGGGTCCGCAACGCGTTCGACAAGAAGTATCTCGAGGTGCTGGCGACCACACCGGGCAACACCGGCCTGATATCCGGCAATGTCGGCGATCCGCGCACCTATGGCGTGACGGTCGGTTTGAGTTTCTGA
- a CDS encoding alpha/beta hydrolase, translating into MAVLALSACGNAAPSQPAVTGQSGAPAQRGGGQAYELLGTEVWDVPDPATGRSYQLFVSLPPSYGKEPQRRYPVLYVTDADYAFPVIRQIARRLNVEGPKIEEFILIGISYAKGDDPVASRRRDYTPTPNGPSDTPAGTIHGEGAKHQVWLRDKALPFVTGRYRTAPGRGILLGHSYGGLLAAQILFSEPEMFGGYVLGSPSLWYDKRHMFGVEAAYAARHRDLKAKVFVYTGEYEALRKGDSRYNQSADLVADSRELADTLRRRGYPGLTLEAEILNGEDHVSVAPRGFTCALKFLLPVQK; encoded by the coding sequence GTGGCGGTATTGGCCTTGTCCGCGTGCGGCAATGCCGCTCCGTCGCAGCCGGCGGTTACCGGGCAATCCGGGGCTCCGGCGCAGCGCGGTGGCGGGCAGGCCTATGAGCTGCTCGGCACCGAGGTCTGGGACGTGCCCGATCCGGCCACCGGGCGCAGCTATCAGCTTTTCGTGAGCCTCCCGCCTTCCTACGGGAAGGAGCCGCAGCGCCGCTATCCGGTACTGTACGTCACCGACGCCGACTATGCCTTTCCGGTCATCCGTCAGATCGCCCGGCGCCTGAACGTCGAAGGCCCGAAGATCGAGGAGTTCATCCTGATCGGCATCTCCTACGCCAAGGGCGACGATCCGGTCGCGAGCCGGCGGCGGGACTATACGCCGACGCCCAACGGGCCGAGCGATACGCCCGCAGGGACGATCCACGGCGAGGGGGCGAAGCATCAGGTCTGGCTGCGCGACAAGGCGCTGCCCTTCGTCACCGGCCGGTATCGCACCGCGCCGGGGCGCGGCATCCTGCTGGGACACAGCTATGGCGGACTGCTGGCGGCGCAGATCCTGTTCAGCGAGCCGGAAATGTTCGGCGGCTATGTGCTGGGCAGCCCGTCGCTATGGTACGACAAGCGCCACATGTTCGGCGTCGAGGCAGCCTATGCCGCGCGGCATCGCGATCTGAAAGCAAAGGTCTTTGTCTATACCGGCGAGTATGAAGCGCTGCGCAAGGGCGATTCGCGATACAACCAGAGCGCGGACCTGGTTGCCGACAGCCGTGAGCTGGCCGACACGCTACGCAGGCGGGGCTATCCGGGGCTGACGCTGGAGGCCGAGATATTGAACGGTGAGGACCATGTGTCGGTCGCACCGCGCGGCTTTACCTGTGCACTGAAGTTCCTGCTTCCCGTGCAGAAATAG
- a CDS encoding lipoprotein-releasing ABC transporter permease subunit, with protein MLLSRYERMIARRYLLPGRGEAFIFLVASISLVAVMLGVAALVIVMSVMNGFRAELFDKITGLNGHAVVQGYGGQLRDWRDIVAQAKKTPGVTGATPLIEQPLMASFQGRVEGVLVRGMTVPDIRINPTLNKNVLIGDLKQLTPGCECIAIGSRLAQSLGATPGSSVSLLSPQGLTSPFGTVPRIVSYRVAAIFEIGVYDYDKAFVVMPMEDAQTLLLMGDTVGMVELDTSNPDKVGEILAPLARQVAGVGQLTDWRTLNATLFEALAVDRLVTFTVLSILILVAVFNILSSLIMLVRAKTRDIAILRTMGATRSGLIKIFVTVGTVIGSLGILAGLILGFILLYFRQGVLTFLGFVTGQEIWDPSMRYLTELPAKTDPVEIAGIALMALVFSFLATLYPAFKAASTDPVQVLRYE; from the coding sequence ATGTTGCTTTCCCGATATGAGCGGATGATCGCCCGCCGCTACCTTCTGCCCGGGCGGGGGGAGGCGTTCATCTTCCTCGTCGCGTCGATCAGTCTGGTCGCGGTGATGCTCGGCGTTGCCGCGCTGGTGATCGTGATGAGCGTGATGAACGGCTTCCGCGCCGAGCTGTTCGACAAGATCACCGGCCTCAACGGCCATGCCGTGGTGCAGGGCTATGGCGGCCAGTTGCGCGATTGGCGCGATATCGTGGCGCAGGCGAAGAAAACGCCCGGCGTCACCGGTGCCACTCCGCTGATCGAGCAACCGTTGATGGCGAGCTTTCAGGGGCGGGTTGAGGGCGTCCTGGTGCGCGGCATGACCGTGCCCGACATCCGCATCAACCCGACGCTCAACAAGAATGTGCTGATCGGCGACCTCAAGCAGCTCACCCCGGGCTGTGAGTGCATTGCGATCGGATCGCGGCTGGCGCAGTCGCTGGGGGCGACGCCAGGGAGCAGCGTCTCGCTGCTCAGTCCGCAGGGGCTGACGAGTCCGTTCGGTACCGTGCCGCGTATCGTATCCTACCGCGTCGCCGCGATCTTCGAGATCGGGGTCTATGACTATGACAAGGCGTTCGTCGTAATGCCGATGGAGGATGCGCAAACGCTGCTGCTGATGGGCGACACGGTCGGGATGGTGGAACTCGACACCAGCAATCCCGACAAGGTCGGCGAGATTCTGGCGCCGCTGGCCAGGCAGGTCGCGGGCGTCGGCCAGCTGACCGACTGGCGCACGCTCAACGCCACGCTGTTCGAGGCGCTGGCGGTCGACCGGCTGGTTACCTTCACCGTGCTGTCGATCCTGATCCTGGTCGCGGTGTTCAACATCCTGTCATCGCTGATCATGCTGGTGCGCGCCAAGACGCGCGACATCGCGATCCTGCGCACAATGGGGGCGACGCGAAGCGGGCTGATCAAGATCTTCGTGACCGTGGGCACGGTGATCGGGTCGCTCGGTATCCTTGCCGGGCTGATCCTCGGTTTCATCCTGCTCTATTTCCGGCAGGGCGTGCTGACCTTCCTCGGCTTTGTCACCGGGCAGGAGATATGGGACCCCTCGATGCGCTATCTCACCGAACTTCCCGCCAAGACCGATCCGGTCGAGATTGCGGGGATTGCGCTGATGGCGCTGGTGTTCAGCTTCCTTGCCACGCTCTACCCCGCCTTCAAGGCGGCGAGCACCGATCCTGTTCAGGTGCTGCGCTATGAGTGA
- a CDS encoding winged helix-turn-helix domain-containing protein yields MAATGFRFEGFHLDPGNRRLTCNGAPVELNARYLDALLLLVREPGQLVPKDRFMGEVWRGIPVTDEALTQCIRTLRRQLGDDATSPRFIETVPKHGYRFIAAVRADERIAPPSPLASPLPRRWDEAALTAGFGVLGGSVAGLIGGLIYGLAAASQPAQAGAASALLVLLCIAILLATVGAAGVSAGIAAANALSERPWRWSVAGGAAGGLVVGALGKMLGLDAFSLLLGQSPGNITGGAEGALLGAGVGLGVCLAHRRGAPRFRDAALLGGLGGGIAGLLVALFGGRLLAGSLALLAGQFPGARLRLDPIGGLFGEAGFGPLSQALSATLEGALFGACVTGVIVLARRERREV; encoded by the coding sequence ATGGCCGCTACCGGCTTCCGCTTCGAAGGCTTCCACCTCGATCCGGGCAATCGCCGGTTGACATGCAACGGCGCGCCGGTCGAGCTCAACGCGCGCTATCTCGACGCGCTGCTCCTGCTGGTACGCGAGCCGGGCCAGCTCGTGCCGAAGGATCGGTTCATGGGCGAGGTGTGGCGCGGTATTCCCGTCACCGATGAAGCACTTACCCAGTGCATCCGTACCCTGCGCCGCCAGCTCGGTGACGATGCGACAAGCCCGCGCTTCATCGAAACGGTGCCCAAGCACGGCTACCGCTTCATCGCCGCCGTCCGGGCGGACGAGAGAATCGCCCCTCCCTCCCCCTTGGCCAGCCCCCTGCCCCGCCGATGGGACGAGGCTGCGCTCACCGCCGGCTTCGGCGTTCTGGGCGGGAGCGTCGCCGGTCTGATCGGCGGGCTGATCTATGGCCTCGCCGCGGCCTCGCAGCCGGCACAGGCCGGTGCCGCCTCAGCGCTGCTGGTGCTGCTCTGCATCGCGATCCTGCTCGCCACCGTCGGTGCTGCCGGGGTCAGCGCAGGCATCGCCGCCGCGAACGCACTGTCGGAACGGCCTTGGCGCTGGAGCGTCGCCGGGGGCGCTGCGGGCGGACTTGTCGTCGGCGCGCTCGGCAAGATGCTCGGGCTGGACGCCTTCTCGCTGCTGCTCGGCCAATCGCCAGGCAATATCACCGGCGGCGCGGAGGGAGCGCTGCTCGGCGCCGGCGTAGGATTGGGGGTGTGTCTCGCGCATCGCCGCGGCGCGCCCCGCTTTCGCGATGCCGCACTGCTGGGCGGGCTTGGCGGCGGAATCGCCGGGTTGCTCGTGGCGCTGTTCGGCGGGCGGCTGCTTGCAGGCAGTCTCGCGCTGCTCGCCGGGCAGTTTCCCGGCGCGCGTCTGCGTCTCGATCCGATCGGCGGCCTGTTCGGCGAAGCGGGTTTCGGCCCACTCAGCCAGGCCTTGTCCGCGACGCTGGAAGGCGCGCTGTTCGGCGCGTGCGTGACCGGCGTGATCGTCCTCGCCCGCCGCGAACGGCGGGAGGTCTAG
- a CDS encoding Hsp20 family protein has protein sequence MRQIDLTPFRRSTIGFDRLFDMLEATARQSGSENYPPFNLERISDDRYRITIAVAGFKPDEIEITAQQNLLLVVGKKAEAQDNNPVQMLHLGIANRGFERRFELADFVLVESANLNDGLLVIELVREVPEAMKPKKIAIGSGDQTDDGAAIEHRSVG, from the coding sequence ATGCGTCAGATCGATCTCACTCCGTTCCGCCGTTCGACGATCGGCTTCGACAGGCTCTTCGACATGCTCGAAGCGACCGCGCGCCAGTCGGGCAGCGAGAACTATCCCCCCTTCAACCTCGAGCGGATCTCCGACGACCGCTACCGGATCACGATCGCCGTCGCCGGCTTCAAGCCCGACGAAATCGAGATCACCGCGCAGCAGAACCTGCTGCTGGTCGTCGGCAAGAAGGCCGAGGCGCAGGACAACAACCCCGTGCAGATGCTGCATCTCGGCATTGCCAATCGCGGGTTCGAGCGCCGCTTCGAACTGGCCGATTTCGTGCTGGTCGAAAGCGCCAACCTGAATGACGGCCTGCTCGTCATCGAGCTGGTGCGTGAGGTGCCCGAGGCGATGAAGCCCAAGAAGATCGCCATCGGCAGCGGCGACCAGACTGACGACGGCGCCGCGATCGAGCATCGCTCGGTCGGCTGA
- a CDS encoding ABC transporter ATP-binding protein, whose product MSEPVLQTSGLKRTFSQGGADIHVLRGIDLTVGQGEIVALLGPSGSGKSTLLQAVGLLEGGFEGSIRISGVEVGKLESHARTVTRRDKLGFVYQFHHLLPDFNALENVELPQLIQNATLADARARSEGLLTALGLGARLTHRPSQLSGGEQQRVAVARALANRPALVLADEPTGNLDEHTADIVLAEFLRLVRGEGAAALIATHNERLAAKMDRVVRLHEGVLE is encoded by the coding sequence ATGAGTGAGCCGGTCCTTCAAACCTCGGGCCTCAAGCGCACCTTCAGCCAGGGCGGCGCGGACATCCATGTCCTGCGCGGGATCGACCTGACCGTCGGACAAGGCGAGATCGTCGCGCTGCTCGGGCCTTCGGGTTCGGGCAAGTCGACCCTGCTTCAAGCCGTCGGCCTGCTCGAAGGCGGGTTCGAAGGCTCGATCCGCATCTCGGGCGTCGAGGTCGGCAAGCTCGAAAGCCATGCGCGCACCGTCACCCGGCGCGACAAGCTGGGGTTCGTCTATCAGTTCCACCATCTGCTGCCGGACTTCAACGCGCTCGAGAATGTCGAGTTACCGCAGCTCATCCAGAATGCGACGCTCGCCGACGCCCGGGCGCGGAGCGAAGGCCTGCTCACCGCGCTCGGCCTTGGCGCGCGGCTGACGCACCGGCCGAGCCAGCTTTCGGGCGGCGAGCAGCAGCGCGTCGCGGTGGCGCGCGCGCTGGCAAATCGCCCGGCGCTGGTGCTGGCGGATGAGCCGACCGGCAATCTTGACGAGCATACCGCCGATATCGTGCTAGCCGAGTTCCTGCGGCTGGTGCGCGGCGAGGGCGCGGCGGCGCTGATCGCGACGCATAACGAGCGATTGGCGGCGAAGATGGACCGGGTGGTGCGGCTGCACGAGGGCGTGCTGGAGTGA